The following DNA comes from Anaerolineae bacterium.
CTCGCTCCTCGGGCATGCCGGCGGCGCGTAATAATTCGACGATGTCCGTCAGGTTGCGAAGGGGCTCCTGGCTGAGGTGGTGCTGTTCCAGCAGGGCGGTGGCCGCCGGCAGTGCCTCCCGGGGTGGGCCGGCGGCGCGATGCAGTTGCTCGGCCAGGGCCAGCGCCTGCCGGATGAGCGGCACCTGGTCCGGGCGCGAAAGCTGGTTGAGCACACCGTCCACCACCTCGTCCACCGTGCGGCTTCCCAGTGCCGATTCGGCGTTCAGCCGGCCCAGCAGGGCGCTCAGCACGGCGCGCGCCTCCTCCTGCTTGGCGCCGCTCACCAACTGCTGGTGCGCGGCGCTGTGCTCCGCCGGCAGGTACAGCTCGCGCAGGCGCTCTTCCACATAGGGCAGGCCGCGGTCGGGCCGGCTCAGGTTCTCCAGGTTGCTGAGCACGAAGTTGCGCGCCCGCCGGTCCAGCTTCAGCCGCTTGAGCATATCCAGCATGGCGCCGATATGCCCCAGCACGACGCAGAAATTCCCGACCCCCACCGCTTCCAGCCCCTCGCAGGCGAGGAGGATCAGCTCCGCGTCGGCGAGAGGGCTTTCTCCCCCGATGATCTCCAGGCCGAACTGGGTGAACTGACGCCGCCGGCCCCGCTGGGGCTTCTCGTAGCGAAACACCGGCCCGTAATAATACAGGCGCTGGGGAAGCGGCTCGTCCTGCAGGCTCTCCACATACAGCCGGCCGACCGAGGCGGTGAATTCCGGCCGGGCGCAGATACTGCGGTTGTGAAAGGTAAAGGAGTAGAGCTTGGGGGCGAGGACCTCCCCCGATTTGCGCAGGAACAGCTCGGTGTACTCGAACACCGGCACATCCACGGGACGGAACCCGTGGGATTCCGCGACCTGGCTCAGCCGGCCGATGATGCCGCGCTGGCAGACGGCGGCAGGGGGCAGGAGGTCATCCATGCCCCGCAGGCGTTCGATGCGCCGGCTTCGTCCCGACGGCGTTTCGGGTCGAAGCCCCTGTTCCATGCCCTGTTCTTCCTCAGAATCTCGCACCATCTTTCCCCCGTTGTATGCATCTGGGAGACACCCGTCGGGAGGAGGTGACTGTCACCTCTCTCATGTCCCCTACAGATTGTCAAGCGCCCCAGAAACGGTTATAATGCCGCTGTACGCTGTCCGGAAGCACGGGATAGATGCATGAGCAGACGTCAATTGGCACTGGTCATCCTCATCAATGCGATGATCGCGGCCGCCGTCAGCTTCGTCGTGGTGCAGGTCACCCTGCGGCAGTGGGAACGGGGCCGGCCGGCCTATATGGCCCTGCCCTGGCCAAGCCCCACGCCGTCGGCCACCCCACTCCAGAGCGAGATATTGTATGTCGTACAGCCCGGGGACAGCCTGACCTCCATTGCCCTGCGCTTCCGCGTGTCCCTGGAGGACCTGATGCAGGCCAACGGCATCACGGACCCGGATTACATCAGCGTGGGGCAGAGACTGCTGATCCCCGCCGGCGCGTCCGCGGTCATCACCCGGGTGCCGGAGGCCACCCACACGCCGGCTGCTCCGCCGACGCCGCTGGTCACCAGCACGCCGGCCGAACCGACGCCGCGGCCCCAGGGAGCGAGCCTGGAGGTTGCCGCCGTCATCGGCGCCGGCGATATTCAACACGAAGCGCTCTTTCTCACCAATGCCGGCGCGACCGCGCTGAACCTGAAGGGTTGGTCAGTGAGCGACGGCCGCGGCCATGTCTATTCATTTCCGGACGTGACGCTCAAAGGTCACGGCACGATCATCCTGCATACCGGCGTTGGTCAAGATGATGAGGTCAATCTCTATTGGGGGCTGGACGTTGCCCTGTGGGAAGAAGGGACTACCGTGTTGATCAAAGACGCCGGCGGGCGCGTCGTCCTGCGGCACGAAATGCGGTGAGCGGGATGAGAGCCGGAAGCCGGCGTCCCTAGCCCAAATGCGCCAGATGGTGGGTGTCGTTCAAGCGCTCCACCGTGAACCGATACGTAGCAGGGTCGTAGTGAAAGACGTTGATACAGCAGGTATCCTGATTGATGCGCCAGTAGGCATCGGTGCCCAGGCCCAGCACCGCCGTTAACAGCACCCGGTTGACCGCCTGATGAGCGACCAGGCAGACCTTCTGCTCCGGGAACATCTCGGCCACCTTCAGGACGCCCTGGACGAAGCGGGCGCGTGCACCTTCCAGGCTCTCGCCGCCGGGGAAGTGCACGAGGTGCGGGGCTTCCAGATAGCGGCGGTACAGCTCCGGATATTCCTGTTCCACCTCGGCGGGGCTTTTGCCCTGCCATTCGCCGAAGTCAATGTCGATCAGGTCCGGCAGGGGGCGGGCGATGAGGCCGGCGGCCTGCGCGATCAGCTCGGCGGTGTTGAACGCCCGCTTTAGCGGGCTGGCGAAGACCGCCGCCAACCCGACCTTGGCCAGCGCCTGCGCCGTCGCCCGCGCCTGCGCCAGGCCGGTCTCGTCCAGGGGAAGGTCCGTGCGTCCGCGAAAGCGGATATCGCGGTTCCAGACGGTGTTGCCGTGGCGGACCAGGTAGAATGTCGTCATGGTGCAATGCCCTCCCACCTTCGGATGGCGTCCATTGTACCCGAAGCATAGGGGGATGTCAAACCCGTGATAAATTTCGCAGAATGATGAAAAAGGCCATCGGGGCCCAGGTTGAACCGTATGGATACAAGACAGGATCAGGAACGTGAGGCCGCGGAGCAGTGCTCCGCCGAGGAAATCCTGGAAGAGGGCATTCGTAAAATCGTGACCAGCCGGGAGCGCACGCCGCGCAGTCCGCAGTGGAACCGCGCCTGGTGGCGCACGCTGGTGCGCTACACTGCGCGGCTTTCCGAACTGCGCCGGCAGTTCCCGGCCGCCGGCCAATCCACCGACCAACCCACACAGGAGGATCAGACCCACCGATGAATATGGAGATCTCCGAACGCGCTCGGAACCTGCACGCATCTGCTATCGTCTTTGATGGGCATTGCGACACACTGCTGGACATCCTGGGCAACGAACGCCCATGGGACCGCTATGAGGGCAAGGGGCAGGTGGACCTGCCCCGCCTGCAGGAGGGCGGCATCACGGCACAGATTTTCGCCGCCTACGTCCGCCCGGAACTGCGCCATAAGGCGGCATGGGAGACCCTGCGCCTGATCGAGACCATGTACGAGATCGTCGAGGGCTGGCCGGCGCAGGTCATGCTGGCCACGCGTGCGGAACATGTGCGCCAGGCCAAGCGGGAGGGCAAAATCGCCGGCATCCTGGGGCTGGAGGGCGCGGACGCCCTGCAGGGCGATCTGACCGTTTTGCGGGCTTTCTACCGGCTGGGGGTGCGCAATATCGGCCTGACCTGGAACCACCGCAACGAGGTCGCCGACGGTGTGGCGGAGGAGCGCACCGGCGGGGGGTTGACC
Coding sequences within:
- a CDS encoding histidine phosphatase family protein is translated as MTTFYLVRHGNTVWNRDIRFRGRTDLPLDETGLAQARATAQALAKVGLAAVFASPLKRAFNTAELIAQAAGLIARPLPDLIDIDFGEWQGKSPAEVEQEYPELYRRYLEAPHLVHFPGGESLEGARARFVQGVLKVAEMFPEQKVCLVAHQAVNRVLLTAVLGLGTDAYWRINQDTCCINVFHYDPATYRFTVERLNDTHHLAHLG
- a CDS encoding LysM peptidoglycan-binding domain-containing protein → MSRRQLALVILINAMIAAAVSFVVVQVTLRQWERGRPAYMALPWPSPTPSATPLQSEILYVVQPGDSLTSIALRFRVSLEDLMQANGITDPDYISVGQRLLIPAGASAVITRVPEATHTPAAPPTPLVTSTPAEPTPRPQGASLEVAAVIGAGDIQHEALFLTNAGATALNLKGWSVSDGRGHVYSFPDVTLKGHGTIILHTGVGQDDEVNLYWGLDVALWEEGTTVLIKDAGGRVVLRHEMR
- a CDS encoding histidine--tRNA ligase family protein, whose translation is MVRDSEEEQGMEQGLRPETPSGRSRRIERLRGMDDLLPPAAVCQRGIIGRLSQVAESHGFRPVDVPVFEYTELFLRKSGEVLAPKLYSFTFHNRSICARPEFTASVGRLYVESLQDEPLPQRLYYYGPVFRYEKPQRGRRRQFTQFGLEIIGGESPLADAELILLACEGLEAVGVGNFCVVLGHIGAMLDMLKRLKLDRRARNFVLSNLENLSRPDRGLPYVEERLRELYLPAEHSAAHQQLVSGAKQEEARAVLSALLGRLNAESALGSRTVDEVVDGVLNQLSRPDQVPLIRQALALAEQLHRAAGPPREALPAATALLEQHHLSQEPLRNLTDIVELLRAAGMPEER
- a CDS encoding membrane dipeptidase is translated as MNMEISERARNLHASAIVFDGHCDTLLDILGNERPWDRYEGKGQVDLPRLQEGGITAQIFAAYVRPELRHKAAWETLRLIETMYEIVEGWPAQVMLATRAEHVRQAKREGKIAGILGLEGADALQGDLTVLRAFYRLGVRNIGLTWNHRNEVADGVAEERTGGGLTEFGVRLVQEMRKLGIMVDIAHLAPAGVAHVFEVYEGPVVCSHGNARAVCNHRRNLTDAQLERIAASGGVVGVTFVPAFIAENPEEATLDKLIDHIDHIVRVAGIDHVGLGSDWDGFFQPTAEFLQHVGHTPMITGALLRRGYSEEAVRKILGENWMRVFEEVAG